CACGTCATCATGAAAGACACTACAAAACACAATCCCATCTCAAGaggaggttaaaaaaatatacgcTTGTAACTAACCTAATTTTTAAAAGGTGAATGCATAGCTAAATATATACATTTGACCCAGACTGCAGAGACTACCCTAACTGAATTCTGGCCAACATACACATGCTGTGACAACCACTTTATTTCCATTATCAAAACATCTCTGAACTGAACATGAGCTTCTCACATGTCTAAAATTATTCTGGCTTACTTAGTGGTGGCCATTTTTTGGGCTCCTTTCCAAACCTTTGTTGAAACAGCctccaactagagttgagcgaacacctggatgctcgggttcgagaagtttgtccgaacttcctggaaatgttcgggttcgggatccgaactcgacccgaacgtcgatggggacccgaacttttcagcactaaaaaggctgtaaaacagcccaggaaagggctagagggctgcaaaaggcagcaaaatgtatgtaaatcccctgcaaacaaaggtggataaggaaatgaataaaaataaaaataaaataaatacaaattaaccaatatcaattggagagaggtcccattgcagagaatcagtctgcatgtcatagcagagaatcaggcttcacgtcacccaccactggaacaggccattgtcagatatttaggccccggcacccagacagaggagagaggtcccattgcagagaatcaggcttcacgtcacccaccactggaacaggccactgtcagatatttaggccccggcacccagacagaggagagaggtcccatagcagagaatcaggcttcatgtcatagcagaaaatcaagcttcatgtcacccaccactggaacaggccactgtcagatatttaggccccggcacccagacagaggagagagggcccaTAGCTGAGAATGTCCCATAGCTTTATGTCAACCATATGCCTGTCACTGCGTAAGCAAGCTCATCCCTACCTCCAAACAAGCAAAAATATCAAACATATCAGTGCATCTCATCTCACAGATGGAAATCTGAGCAGTAAAAAGAAAACCATTTTGATACCAAAAAGATGTGTTTCAGGGTCCAGTTAACACTGGAAGAACATAGGAAGTTAATCTGATTGTCCAGTATAGTGCATTCCAGAGAACGTGTGCAGGATGAGAAAAGTCTCAGAGATGGAAGTTTGAGGTTGAAATTATGGAGGATATTAGTCCCTTTTCATTGGCAGAACAGAAAGCATGTAAGTTAGATAAAAATAAGGGAGGAGATATAGGGTAGTGCAGAACTATCGAGACCCTTCAGGCCGTTTCGTGAATGGATAGCGGGCCGTGCTGCTTggtcaccactccattcactactatagacttgcagtgaatggagaaagccagacataTGCAGTGGGCTTTCTATTCACAATTTTTGAGAAAGGAGTGAATGATAaaggtgggacccccacctattgaAACATAggatgtgtcagcagataagaaccatttggcccatctagtctgcccaatatactgaatactatggatagcccctggccccatcttatatgaaggatggccttatgcctatcccatgcatgcttaaactcctccactgtatttgcagctaccacttctgcaggaaggctattccatgcatccactactctctcagtaacgtaatacttcctgatattacttttaaacctttgcccctttaatttaaaactttgtcctcttgtagcagtttttcttcttttaaatattctctcctcttttaccttgtagattccctttatgtatttagccgttcctctcatctcccctctgtctcgtctttcttccaagctgtacatgttaaggtcctttaatctttcctggtaagttttatcctgaaatccatgtactagtttagtagctcttctctgaactctctccaaagtatcaatatccttctggagatatggtctccagtactgagcacaatactccagatgaggtctcactagtgctctgtagagcggcatgagccccctctgtctactggtaatgcctctccctatacaccaagcattctgctagcatctcctgctgctctatgacattgtctgcctacctttaagtcttctgaaataatgacccctaaatccctttcctcagatactgaggttaggactgtatcactgattttatattctgctcttgggtttttacgtcccaggtgcattatcttgcactcatTAACATTAAAATTTTGTTGGActtagttttcctaagtccttttccatttggtgtatccctccaggaacatcaaccctgttacaaatctttgtgtcatcagcaaaaagacacaccttaccatcgaggccttctgcaatttcgctgataaagatattaaacaatatgggtcccagaacagatccctgaggttccccactggtaacaagaccgtggtctgaatatactccatcgcctacaaccctctgttgtctgtccctcagccactgccttatccattcaacaatatgggagtccaagcccaaagattgcactttattgataagccttctatgtgggacagtatcaaaagccttactaaagtctagacaagcgatgtctactgcacctccgccatctattattttagtcacccaatcaaaaaaatctataagattagtttgacatgatctccctgaagtaaacccatgctgtttgtcatctttcaatccatgggattttagatgttccacaatcctctccttaacccTATCAAAATGGCATACCCTATCAAAATGCTATAAATCTTCAGATGGAACAACCCCATTAAATTGTGTCCTAAAGTAAGTAAGTGGCCAGTGCAGTGACAAGTCACAAGGTGGAGGCATCGGTGTAGTGGTGAGGCTGATAGATGAGCCTGGAGAGGGAAGAGTTTACTGAGAAGATTGATTAGTAATGAGGTACAGTAATCAAAACaagaatggatcagggcaacaataaGGGTTCtgcttagagatgagcgaaccaacTCGAGATTCATTTTGGAAAGTTAAGAAAAAGAAATGAacgaaaaacaaagaaaacttttGGTTCTACACCACGGGCTTCAAATCTGCTCTGTGTACCGGTGTTACATCTCCGAGCGGTGCTGCTttttacacacatacaagtaatattattTGCTACCCATCAAGGTAAAGTAGGTTGGGTGTTCTTGTTTCTTCTtgactttttaaaattatttttcaaaaataaaagcaaaaaggGAATGTAATGTTTAATTTAAACCCGTAGAATTTGGGTCACTTATCCCAATCATAGCAGCATACTCTGCTCAGCAAGGTCTGATGTGTTGTACAGCCTGCCCTGTCCTACGACTTGTGTGCCAGGAGAAGACACAGTAGACATACTCAGTAAGCATACTATTGGGTCAGGCTGTACAGCAGTCTCTGTGAGTGGAGTAAGTTATTTCTGGTGTTTGAAGAGACAGGCAGTCACATCCTCTGCCCACTGCAGTCTGGTGTAAATACAGTTATCTTTTAATACCACCATACAAGGGCCAATTAACACGTGTGCACCCATGACTACATATTGATACTACATAGTGTCTGAATAATAGTACCATACTGTAACTGAATAAAACACACTGTGTATAAACAATAGTATCACCATACAGTAACCATATATTTGCAGATATCAGGTCTACGTAGGTGCTTTGTAGACTGTATGTGTGATTAAATCACAGTTAAATAAAGTGGCTCACAGTTTtctttgggggtcattcatatttgcttttcttctccatctgtggcagaccaccatgatgacaccTGACAACCATGATCTCACTTTTCCAGAATCCTTTCCACCCATTCCCACTCCTTATGCAAACTGTCCAATCTTCTCACGTCTTTAACATATAGATATAGCAATCGTCATCGTGATTCTTAAAAAGTTAACTAGCAATATCAAGAAACTATTCATTGACTATTTCAATtcctttcaatggcttttgtgacATGATACCACATGCCGATTTACCACTCCTCTGTCTGTACTACTTTGCTTCTTCCCCATTTCTGTGCCTGTTGCTGTTGCCGTTGCCCCAGCTACTCCCATTTCTATAGttatccccccacagaaaaaattaGCCATGGTCATAGTGCCCCACAGAATAATAGAGCCCTCCACAGAAATAGTACATCCCTTTTTGTCCTCAGAAAGTGTATCAACACAGTAATAGTGTCCCCTCAGATACCCTCTACTTTTATGGAGAGTACTGTTGTTATTCTCTTTTTTACACATATTCACACTAAGAACACAGTATTAGGCCTCCTTTCCacttacattccgttttttgtgttccgtatacggtaccattcattttcatggatcctcaaaaaatatggacggtactccatatgccttccgtttccatatttccgttcagttcaaacatagaacatgtcctattattgtccgcataacagacaaggataggactgttctattaggggccagctgttccgttccgcaaaaaaacggaatgcacacggatgtcatcggtattttttgcggatccattttttacggaccacaaaatactgaaaaagccatatggttgtgtgaaggaggccataaaAGCATAATTTTTTACTTTCATAGAAAATCAGTGGGAGGGTGTGAGGAGCAAGTACAATAAAATAGTGTATTATATGGCCACCATTTAATGAGTTATTTCAACCATGGCCACCATGGCTAGGGAAATGAATGCTCACATAGCATGATGTTTCCAAAGTTGTAATTGGGATGGCATAATTATAAAGACACTGTATGACACTCCTGTACTGAGGTAGGTAGTGGTGCATTGGCTTAACGAGCACCAACACGAGCACATCATTGGGACTCTCCCTATGTTGACCTCTGTCCTCTATGCACCATAGACTTATGCCTCAACACTGGGGATTAGTAGAAAGAGAGGGATACGAGCAGTTAAGCCAGAAAAGAGGCAACACTCAGAACTGATTCAGTGTATTAATTATCTCAACTTTATTCGGGTCACAACTAAAATGAAGGACGCCTCTACAGGGTcaaatattttttgtcaaaatgaatcccAGTTGTCAAATTATTAAATCAGTTGAAAGATAGCAAGACTGATTCACATCGAAAGATCCGTTCATTTGCATATGCAAGAATAAATTCCTTTAATTTGTGTAATTTTGCGTTCATAGATTTACTCTTCAGGGTGatttaaaaatttagaaaattggttTATATTAAGTTCTGAATAGACAATTTCAtcctaaaataaaaaggaaaaaatacaaaagttaGCTATCAAGAGGTTCGAGAATAACAAATACTTGGCTTTAGTGCACCTCACTGACTTTGGGCGTCTGTACAGTACATTTATTTCATGTCCAGAGAGCACTCTAGGTTTAAATTCTTCAAAATGGTAACAACTGAATTTGCTGTTAGTAAATGTGGAATTAATATAGATGATATACTGCATTTACCTCCATCATATTATTCCTGGCCATCAACTCTTGAGTTTTATTATCTGAAATATTAAAACCAGAAAAATATATTGACTGATTTGGAATAGGATATAAAATGTACAAAACTTGTAGACAGTTGGGTGACAACCGTTGCATAGCGTTACCTATGGGTTTGAGAGTCCTGATGAGATGAACAGACAACATGAACAGCAGTAAAGTCCCAGAGGTCACCACCGATATCAGGAAGCTTTGACAGTTATAGGCACACCCATGGAGCTCATCTGTAAAATGGTCAGACACAAGATGTTGAAAATGAAACCTCATTTTTATATGTCCTATCTTCTTTGTTGGTAATCAGAATCTATTTGTCATCTATGCTCATAGGGCTTGAACCAAGGACATCAAGTGTCAGATAGGGTGCTATTCATAACTATGTTCTCTCAAGAGCTCCTAAcaattgaaatgaaaaaaaaaattctaatatgaAAACTTATTTATCAAAGGACAAATATCATCTTCTATATATAAAAGATTCTGGAATTTTTAATGATCTCAAATACATGACAGTTTTTAATACCATACTAGAGATAACTAAGAAAAATATGTTCTCTATTAAACAAATGTATCATAAAAATTCATGACCTAAAGGGCAGCATAGAGGTCAACTCATGATCTAGTGTCCTGCCAAGAAGTACTATAGCTCCATAAGTGTCAATACCACCTTACTTCTAGGATCCATTGCTACCTTTTTCGGGGATTTCCCAGTGGACACTGGTAGGAGATGAGTTTATCCAAACTTCACAAGTCATCTTCTCCCCATGACGCCAACTGTTCTTGGGGAGTGAAATGAAGTTCATCACAGTCCATGTCCCATCTGATTCTTCTTTACAGATGATCCGGCCTTTGTAAAATGTTCCTGAGATGTTCCAGTGCAGATGGACTGTATTATGGGCCACAAGTACTACACATGTGAGATCTAAAGAGCTGTTAGGATGCAGAGGGTAAAGATGACCGAGAATATGAATGGAGCTTCTGGAGGTGGAGTTGTCTGCAAATAAAGAAGGGAGATATCACTGAAAAGGTATATGGTATTTGTTCAATTAATCAAGACACAAAAATAAGGAGGGGCATTTACTAAAGTGGTGTTGAAAAGTCACAAAGTCTTGTTATTTTTAggcaaaatgtgtgactttttcccATTTATGCCACTTCTCTGAATTGATGAGAAAAGGAGTGTGGCAAGGGCACAAACACTAtactatggtgctgtgcttggtgagcagggagaaggccatggcacgcaccagtgtcttctcaaacagatgatcgtaaGGGGTctctggtgtcagacccccaccaatcaaatactgatgacctattgtccCAGTAtataagtcccagaaaaccctttaaacaaAGGGCCACCAAGTCTTATTTCTGTGACAGCTAAGTATTAGGACGatgaaaggaaaataaaaaaagtactaCAAAGAAAATGTAGGTGaagaaaagaaaaggaacaaGGAAGAGGAAAAGAACAAAAGGTAAAAGAAGAAGGCTGAGGAGGAATAGAAAACTCGTAGGGGTGAATTTGTACCATTATGTTTACTTTTTTGTGTTGTGCAACCGTAGGCACACACTAATAAAGGCAGGTGGATGAGAATggttgtgtcacggaaggtgtacaggaaacaagacaatgcaaaattaatatatgactcactggatccaaaactaaggaacaaaaagggagacccctgcatcagacctggctctctcccttactgctcagcctatgcgataatcccaatggtggatgatcgcatatcctcgtacctcgactatataacacctgaacaccctacaatagtgaagggacacgaccaccggctccctacactagacacggagggagtcagggtcacctgggatccagcaaacagaaaatcacaaatgaatgtacaacacttaacttgtagaagacggagaaataggatcagcatgcacacacactccaggaagctgtataaaccgcacactaatgcattatggggaggaatttaaagggatgcaatcagtccaactacatgacagctgagagaggctaacgagatgaggaactgaaaaccaaaaacaaagaaaactcaaggaggaggttctgaaaggcttctgtcagagcttctcagctgtctggttatgACAGGTTGGTGCTGCCAATGTCGTCCGATCCTCACTTTGAGGAGCTGATAGAGTAATACATGTAAACCCGTAGGTGGGAATTTGAATCATTTTTGTGTTGTGCAACCGTAGACACACACTAATAAAGGCAGGTGGATGAGAATGGTTGGTGCTGCCAATGTCGTCCGATACTCACTTTGAGGGGTAGCCAACCCTCTGGAGGAGTATAAATACTAGAAATGAGAAAAAGGGGGTTGCAGGCAACGTTTAATCCTCAAATTTGTATCTCTGGCCAGGTTTCAGACTTGAAAGAGGAGTCTTGTAACTCCAAAATGCGTTGTCACCTTAGTTTCAAATAATTGAAGACATTGTATATATCCTGCTGTGGTCGTGGTATTGTCCCAAGAGGTGTCGGAACAAAGTAGGCTATACTTTGCCTGCACCCCCCTTTTCTCATCTCAAGAGGGAGAAAAAGGAGAGAAAACAGAAGAAGAATGCGGAGCATATGAAGGGTGGAAAAAAAAGGGATAGAAGCAGATGGAGaggaaaaatatataacatgaaaGAAAAGATGAAGAATGAGAAGTATGAGAAACAGAAGAGAAGAGGTGGAGGTGATTGGAGAAGAAAAATAAGAAAGAAGATGAGAgaagaaaaaaactaagaaagtTTACTAAATAGGTCACCAATAGACTAAAGCTAAAGGTTTAAACTGAAAACTAAAGACTTAAAGCTAAAGCTAATGTTTCTTACTACATAAGAGTGTAATGTAAAAATGAATGCAAAACATTAACTGCACAAATACTATACATAGTATAGAGAAGGTTGAAGGAATAAGGATAAAGTCAAGATCTAACAAATGAAGGAGACCTCCTCCTCAACACAACTTTTATATGGTTGAAGGTGGGACGCTCTGGAAATGAAAATTTTACTTAATCTTAACAGACCTAGTCTAATATTCAGAATATCCATCTAAATATCTATGAAGTGAATTACCCAGGTATTTTTCTTTTGCACATAGAAGAAAAGATAACAGAAAGATCTTACCTTCAACATTCAAATATGTCCCGTTGCCAAATTTTAGAGAGAACCTAGTATAATAATTCATACAGTAATAAACTCCAGAGTCAGTgatctgtacattatatatctccAGGCTGGCCGTGAATTTCTCATTTTTACAGCCGTATTTGTGTGGATCATTATCTCTGGTGCATGACTTCACACAGACCAGGTCTTTGTTACTTCTCCGATACCACGAGAATTTTTGTACGACTGACTTTGCACTGGACACGCACATAATGACTGCCGTCCTATTAACCTCCACAGATACAATGTCCTGAGGCTGATACAAAACCATTTCACCAGTGATCCCTGTAAGAGAAGATGTCAGACATTTCAGAAGGTGCAACATAGATATTGAGTGATTGTAAAAATCACAAAGGTAATACGAGACAGGTATAATGAATATTATAAGAATATAACCTACAATAAAAAGTTATGTAATGATAAAGGCCCATTTCTTACCTTGTATAAGGAGAAGTATATAGACAACCCCCATATCTGCTGCTCAGCACAGGGGTCCGGTACATACTGGATATTACTCTACATTATACCGGTATATACTCCCCATATGTGACCATATATAGAAATGTACAGAGCTCTGGCTCTTCCCTCCCCATCATGAAAGACACTACAAAACACAATCTCATCTCAGGAGGAGATTAAAAAATATACGCTTGTAACTAACCTAATTTTTAAAAGGTTAATGCATAGCTAAATATACATGGACATCCTTTATGTAGGCATTTGACCCAGACTGCAGAGACTACCCCCACTGAATTCTGGCCAACATACACATAGCGTGACAACCACTTAATTTCCATTATCAAAACATCTCTGAACTGAACATGAGCTTCTCACGTGTCTAAAATTACTCTGGCTTACTTAGTGGTGGCCATTTTTTGAGCTCCTTTCCAAACCTTTGTTGAAACAGCCTCCAACCAAACAAGCAAAAATATCAAACCTATCAGTGCATCTCATCTCACAGATAGAAATCTGAGCAGTAAAAAGAAAACCATTGTGATACCAAAAAGATGTGTTTTGGGGTCCAGTTAACACTGGAAGAACATAGGAAGGTAATCTAATTGTCCAGTATAGTGCATTCCAGAGAACATGTGCAGGACGAGAAAAGTCTCAGAGATGGAAGTTTGAGGTTGAAATTATGGAGGATATCAGTCCCTTTTCATTGGCAGAACAGAAAGCATGGATGTTAGAtaaagatgagggaggagatataaGGTAGACCAGCACTATCGAGACCCTTCAGGCCATTTTGTGAATGGATAGCAGGCCGTGCTGCTTggtcaccactccattcactgctatggacttgcagtgaatggagaaagccagacataTGCAGCGGGTTTTCTATTCACA
This region of Bufo gargarizans isolate SCDJY-AF-19 chromosome 11, ASM1485885v1, whole genome shotgun sequence genomic DNA includes:
- the LOC122921407 gene encoding uncharacterized protein LOC122921407, with amino-acid sequence MGVVYILLLIQGITGEMVLYQPQDIVSVEVNRTAVIMCVSSAKSVVQKFSWYRRSNKDLVCVKSCTRDNDPHKYGCKNEKFTASLEIYNVQITDSGVYYCMNYYTRFSLKFGNGTYLNVEDNSTSRSSIHILGHLYPLHPNSSLDLTCVVLVAHNTVHLHWNISGTFYKGRIICKEESDGTWTVMNFISLPKNSWRHGEKMTCEVWINSSPTSVHWEIPEKDELHGCAYNCQSFLISVVTSGTLLLFMLSVHLIRTLKPIDNKTQELMARNNMMEDEIVYSELNINQFSKFLNHPEE